The Daphnia pulicaria isolate SC F1-1A chromosome 12, SC_F0-13Bv2, whole genome shotgun sequence genome contains a region encoding:
- the LOC124316386 gene encoding uncharacterized protein LOC124316386 yields MFPKSLQQLFNRHNARLTLILLAIASFGLVVKNVSFEENELMPECSADDLQEEDYYVSSLCNCGKKIPIKSNETAEPDAFQWCSTESSARGHHQRIVTYALFGNAHNASVFRRYYSNLRNISLTVEKQYPGYVIRIYHNVVDDPDSEGYRQLCNVYCRYPNVDLCSVPELADRIGDNSTTPIDPVLIRGLNPRMYRYLVMLDPNVDLFISRDVDSLIFQREVDAVRQWLPSNYTFHLMRDHKGHGSIILAGMFGVKLDQRRDLVEGLARALILSGQNIIGHQDQASLDRIVWPVAKYDVMAHDSYHCQNPYIVKTSVLKVFPFPTKRNGRYYIGGAGHELYPEICPIDCRPPDHQDWEYC; encoded by the exons ATGTTTCCCAAGTCTTTACAACAGTTATTCAACCGCCACAACGCTCGACTCACGCTTATCTTACTGGCCATCGCTTCGTTCGGATTAGTCGTGAAAAATGTTTCGTTCGAAGAAAACGAGTTGATGCCGGAATGCTCCGCCGACGACCTGCAAGAGGAAGACTATTACGTTTCATCCCTCTGCAATTgcggaaagaaaattccaatTAAATCCAACGAAACGGCAGAGCCGGACGCTTTCCAGTGGTGCAGCACCGAATCTTCTGCGAGAGGCCATCACCAACGGATCGTGACGTACGCTCTGTTCGGCAACGCCCACAACGCTTCCGTATTCCGGCGCTACTATTCCAATTTGAGGAACATTTCCTTGACGGTGGAGAAACAGTATCCGGGTTACGTCATCCGCATCTACCACAACGTCGTCGACGACCCCGACAGCGAAGGTTATCGCCAATTATGCAACGTCTATTGCCGCTATCCCAACGTCGACTTGTGCAGCGTTCCGGAATTGGCCGACCGGATTGGCGATAATTCGACGACGCCCATCGATCCGGTTCTCATCCGGGGACTCAACCCGAGAATGTACCGCTATTTAGTTATGCTCGATCCCAATGTCGACTTGTTCATTTCGAGGGATGTCGATAGTCTCATCTTCCAACGAGAAGTGGACGCTGTCCGGCAGTGGCTACCGTCCAATTACACCTTTCATTTGATGAGGGATCACAAAGGACATGGCTCAATTATCCTAGCAG GAATGTTTGGGGTGAAACTGGATCAGCGTAGGGATCTGGTCGAAGGCTTGGCGAGAGCTTTAATTCTATCCGGACAAAATATCATTGGCCATCAGGATCAAGCCTCTCTGGATCGAATTGTTTGGCCTGTAGCGAAATATGATGtg ATGGCCCACGATAG TTACCACTGCCAGAATCCGTACATCGTTAAGACGAGCGTGCTGAAGGTGTTTCCCTTCCCCACCAAACGAAACGGAAGATATTACATCGGAGGTGCCGGTCACGAATTATATCCCGAAATTTGTCCGATCGATTGCCGTCCTCCTGATCACCAGGACTGGGAATattgttaa
- the LOC124316337 gene encoding alpha-(1,3)-fucosyltransferase C-like yields the protein MLPANQMTRWLVGGFIGTILVACYQLSGYLDQQLLNYKHFFHSQVIYGNSLTPSSGCEAQNGKKSIILYWTKYYDEVDFGNAGLGGKPFAHCGDDGGCLATTDRGLLNDSDAVIFQARSINLSDLPKWRRPQQHFIFFEVESPAHVYKFKDSFFRDYFNRTMTYRRDSDVVYLQTHGRLRCINESSSCVDFPLAAKSNIQIDSDPADRFPVNLTLKNRTAAWFVSNCHSDGVGGSWREYLVRNLSQFIPVDIYGGCATEEAKKCPNRPACNPMLGQYYRFYLCFENSLCPDYVTEKCYRPLAYDTVPVVYGGSDYSLFFPAGSYINALDFDSPESLANYLKKLMTDDELYLSYFRWRRKYVVDLAPKDSWCQLCRMLRDPETKSKTYDIAPWWSGELINHTCLLSPPKSLVFT from the exons ATGCTACCTGCCAATCAAATGACACGTTGGCTGGTCGGAGGTTTCATCGGGACAATTCTGGTCGCCTGTTATCAACTTAGCGGTTACTTGGATCAGCAGCTACTCAATTATAAGCATTTCTTTCATAGTCAG GTTATTTATGGAAATTCGTTGACACCGTCGTCCGGATGTGAAGCACAAAATGGCAAAAAGTCAATCATATTATATTGGACTAAATACTACGATGAAGTTGATTTTGGAAATGCCGGGCTCGGAGGGAAACCATTCGCTCACTGCGGTGACGATGGCGGGTGTCTGGCGACAACCGATCGAGGTCTGCTGAACGACAGCGACGCCGTCATCTTCCAGGCACGCAGCATCAATCTCAGTGACTTGCCTAAATGGAGGCGGCCTCAACAacatttcatcttctttgaaGTCGAATCACCCGCACACGTCTACAAGTTTAAAGATTCGTTCTTTCGGGACTATTTCAACCGAACCATGACGTATCGGCGTGACTCTGACGTCGTCTATCTCCAAACTCACGGACGATTGAGGTGCATCAACGAGTCATCGTCCTGCGTCGACTTCCCGCTGGCCGCCAAATCCAACATTCAAATCGATTCCGATCCGGCGGATCGATTCCCCGTCAATCTGACGCTGAAAAACCGAACGGCCGCTTGGTTCGTTTCCAACTGCCATTCCGACGGAGTTGGGGGATCGTGGCGTGAATATCTGGTGCGCAATTTGTCTCAATTCATTCCGGTGGACATTTACGGCGGATGCGCTACGGAGGAAGCGAAGAAATGTCCCAATCGACCCGCTTGCAACCCGATGCTCGGTCAATATTATCGGTTCTATTTGTGTTTCGAAAATTCACTGTGTCCGGATTACGTCACGGAGAAATGCTACCGACCGCTGGCGTACGACACGGTGCCAGTGGTTTACGGCGGATCCGATTATTCCCTATTTTTTCCGGCCGGATCCTACATCAACGCCTTGGATTTCGACAGTCCCGAGAGTTTGGCGAATTATCTCAAGAAATTGATGACCGACGACGAGCTCTACCTGAGTTACTTCCGCTGGAGACGGAAGTATGTGGTCGATCTGGCACCTAAAGATTCGTGGTGTCAGCTGTGTCGGATGCTGAGAGATCCGGAAACGAAATCTAAAACTTACGATATTGCACCTTGGTGGTCTGGCGAATTGATCAACCACACCTGTTTGTTATCGCCGCCCAAATCTCTTGTTTTTACTTAA
- the LOC124316379 gene encoding uncharacterized protein LOC124316379, translating to MKNQLIQLVTHQSRSLSFFTLFFVGVIFVWKQSSHANNYSNRIPCKRRPDVINETEEVTSNYISPLCNCGKEIPVQSIQPDPNSFKWCSPDSSVRGMHQKVITYTLYGNVHNASVAKRYYSLLRNISLTAERHYPDWVVRIYHNIRDRGGPEREAHDQLCDIYCRFHNVDLCSVPLLVERIGNQTIPIDPALVAGLNPKMFRYLVMLDPNVDVFISRDVDSIIWPREVDAVAEWLKSNYTFHVMRDHKFHGSIILAGMWGAKLIQRRDLIEGLMRALVLAGQNQIGWQDQASLDTIVWPAAKYDVMAHDAYQCQNEHLTRTSPLKVFPFPTQRAGRYYVGGAGGDLYPDKCPEACRPPDHKDWEYC from the exons ATGAAAAACCAACTGATTCAACTTGTGACGCACCAATCCCGCAGTTTGTCGTTTTTCACGTTGTTTTTCGTTGGTGTCATCTTCGTTTGGAAGCAGTCGAGTCACGCAAATAATTATTCCAATCGCATCCCGTGCAAGAGAAGACCTGACGTAATCAACGAGACGGAAGAAGTAACTTCCAATTACATTTCACCGTTGTGCAATTGCGGCAAAGAAATTCCAGTGCAATCGATTCAACCCGATCCGAACTCTTTCAAATGGTGCAGTCCCGACTCTTCCGTGCGCGGAATGCACCAAAAAGTCATCACCTACACGTTGTACGGCAACGTCCACAACGCTTCCGTCGCCAAGCGTTATTATTCCTTATTACGTAACATTTCACTCACGGCCGAAAGGCATTATCCCGATTGGGTTGTCCGCATTTACCACAACATTCGGGACCGAGGCGGACCTGAAAGAGAAGCTCACGATCAATTGTGTGATATTTATTGTCGATTCCACAATGTCGACTTGTGTAGCGTTCCGCTTCTTGTTGAGCGTATCGGGAAtcaaacgatccccatcgatCCCGCACTGGTTGCGGGACTCAACCCGAAAATGTTCCGCTATTTGGTTATGCTCGATCCAAATGTTGACGTTTTCATTTCGAGGGATGTCGACAGCATCATCTGGCCGAGAGAAGTCGACGCTGTTGCCGAATGGCTTAAATCCAATTATACTTTCCATGTTATGCGCGATCATAAATTCCACGGGTCCATCATATTAGCCG GAATGTGGGGAGCTAAACTGATTCAGCGCAGGGATTTAATTGAAGGATTGATGAGAGCGTTGGTGCTAGCCGGGCAGAATCAAATCGGCTGGCAGGATCAGGCCTCATTGGACACAATTGTTTGGCCAGCAGCGAAATATGATGTG ATGGCTCACGATGCTTATCAATGTCAGAACGAGCACCTGACGCGGACTTCTCCACTGAAAGTCTTTCCGTTCCCCACCCAACGCGCTGGCAGATATTACGTGGGTGGAGCCGGTGGAGATCTTTATCCGGATAAATGCCCAGAGGCCTGTCGACCGCCAGACCACAAAGATTGGGAATATTGTTAA
- the LOC124316201 gene encoding uncharacterized protein LOC124316201, translating into MWHLMSLTITFVVCFLSAINCVTAAPINNANEAADYLERFGYLERGPQDSSYWESFSVESLSDAFRDFQSFAGLEKTGILDEATKELMNKPRCGVPDRIRSGSSSTRRKRFAIQESHWPKKELTYKIKKYTPDMSPYDVDREIARAFQMWENVTDLTFFPITNQSAVVDIDILFASRKHDEDCKPFDGPGGTLAHAAYPINGGDAHFDDGETWTLDSGQGTNLFQEATHEFGHSLGLEHTDVTTAVMHPIHEYSSDFKLDKDDIDGIQEMYGKNQFSRKLALELKATVELLKTTVNNLEKTNTELKNAKSDFNKRLKECTSSKQELEKTRAYFTKTVDDLSAKLNATDKKLAETTGELSTELKLCVANSDRLGKELKIAEENLKKDLRATSNDLKTTKRTLASTRTELNSTKSAVEDLTTKLNVNTRSSELVDIGKMPTSCADMERMGQKVNGFFLVKGSKKMEMIYCNFFANQNDNQKWIGYADVKSAPVHFYVQRNDSFKTENTPIPFDLAVMNEGNAMNLTSGKFTAPRPGIYFFSFTGVARLEDSSIVYLSSRLYLNGNRIATSYVEESNDPVYQYSPLTLQSTLNLKKDDQVWMQISYPPGTSGTYLYDDGSHSTHFTGFMLEEEIAASL; encoded by the exons ATGTGGCATCTTATGTCGTTAACAATAACTTTTGTCGTGTGTTTCTTGTCGGCGATAAATTGTGTCACAGCTGCTCCAATCAACAATGCCAACGAAGCAGCG GATTATCTGGAAAGATTCGGCTATTTGGAACGTGGGCCTCAGGACTCTTCCTATTGGGAAAGTTTTTCAGTTGAATCTTTAAGTGATGCATTCAGAGATTTTCAATCCTTTGCTGGATTGGAGAAAACGG GTATACTTGATGAGGCGACGAAGGAACTGATGAATAAACCGCGTTGTGGTGTTCCGGATCGAATTCGCTCCGGTTCTTCCAGCACTCGCCGGAAACGGTTCGCCATTCAAG AAAGCCATTGGCCTAAGAAAGAATTAACttataaaattaagaaatacaCGCCGGATATGAGCCCATATGACGTCGATCGTGAAATCGCCAGAGCCTTTCAGATGTGGGAGAACGTGACCGATTTGACCTTCTTCCCTATTACAAATCAATCGGCTGTCGTCGACATCGACATCCT TTTTGCGTCTAGAAAACATGATGAAGATTGCAAGCCCTTTGATGGCCCGGGTGGTACTTTAGCTCACGCTGCCTATCCTATTAATGGAGGTGATGCTCATTTTGATGACGGCGAAACCTGGACACTCGACTCTGGTCAAG GGACGAATTTATTTCAGGAGGCTACTCACGAGTTCGGCCACTCTTTGGGTCTGGAACACACAGACGTAACCACGGCTGTGATGCATCCTATTCACGAATATAGTTCTGATTTCAAATTAGACAAGGACGACATCGATGGCATTCAG GAAATGTACGGGAAGAATCAGTTCAGCAGAAAATTGGCGCTTGAATTAAAAG CCACTGTTGAGCTCTTAAAAACAACCGTGAACAATTTGGAGAAAACGAATACCGAACTAAAAAATGCAAAGAGTGATTTCAATAAAAGATTAAAAG AATGTACAAGTAGTAAACAGGAGTTGGAGAAAACGAGAGCATATTTCACCAAAACCGTCGATGATTTATCCGCAAAATTAAACG CCACCGATAAAAAATTGGCAGAAACGACCGGGGAATTGTCAACTGAACTCAAAC ttTGTGTAGCGAATTCGGATCGATTAGGTAAAGAACTAAAAATTgctgaagaaaatttgaaaaaagatctgagag CAACctcaaatgatttgaaaacaacaaaaagaacttTGGCCTCAACGAGAACGGAATTGAACAGCACCAAGTCAGCCGTTGAGGATTTGACAACCAAATTaaatg TTAACACTCGATCCAGTGAACTAGTTGACATTGGTAAAATGCCCACCTCGTGTGCGGATATGGAGCGAATGGGACAAAAAGTCAACGGATTCTTTTTGGTAAAAGGatcaaagaagatggaaatgatttactgcaacttttttgccaatcaaaatg acaaccagaaatggatcggatacgccgacgtcaaatcggcgcccgtccatttctacgtccagagaaatgattcatttaaaacagaaaacactCCGATCCCGTTCGATTTGGCGGTGATGAACGAGGGAAACGCCATGAATTTGACATCGGGGAAATTCACGGCCccgcgaccgggaatttattttttctctttcacgggAGTTGCGCGTCTTGAAGATTCATCTATTGTTTATTTGTCTTCTCGTCTTTATCTGAACGGGAATCGAATCGCGACGAGTTATGTTGAAGAGAGTAACGACCCCGTTTATCAATATAGTCCGTTGACcctccagtcgacgctgaacttgaaaaaagacgATCAAGTCTGGATGCAGATTTCTTATCCTCCCGGTACATCCGGTACGTATTTGTATGATGACGGTTCCCACTCgacccatttcacgggtttcatgttggaggaggaaattgccgCGTCACTTTGA
- the LOC124316393 gene encoding uncharacterized protein LOC124316393: MKNKLIQLVTQPSRRLSFFALFFVGVFFVLKQQNSTNNYSNHIPSKKSTDVVNATYISPLCNCSKEIQVQSIQPDPNAFKWCGPDSSVRGMHQKVITYTLYGNVQNASIADRYYSLLRNISLTAERDYPGWVVRIYHNFRDQEGPGHQQLCDIYCQFHHVDLCSVPLLIERIGNSTTPIDPVLVAGLNPKMFRYLVMLDPNVDVFISRDVDSIIWPREVDAVAEWLKSNYTFHVMRDHPFHGAIILAGMWGAKLDQRRDLIEGLMRALVPAGQNQIAWQYQVTLDTILWPTAKYDVMAHDSYQCQNEYVTRTAPLKVFPFPTQRAGKYYVGGAGGDLYPEKCPEACRPPDHKDWEYC, from the exons atgaaaaacaaattgattcaaCTGGTGACGCAACCGTCTCGCAGATTGTCATTTTTCGCCCTGTTTTTCGTTggtgttttctttgttttgaagCAGCAGAACAGCACGAATAATTATTCGAATCACATCCCGAGCAAGAAAAGTACTGACGTAGTCAACGCGACATACATTTCCCCATTGTGCAACTGCAGCAAAGAAATTCAAGTGCAATCCATTCAACCCGATCCGAACGCGTTCAAGTGGTGCGGTCCCGACTCTTCCGTCCGCGGGATGCACCAAAAAGTCATCACCTACACGCTGTACGGCAACGTCCAAAACGCTTCCATTGCCGACCGTTATTATTCGTTATTACGTAACATTTCACTCACTGCCGAGAGGGATTATCCCGGTTGGGTTGTCCGCATTTATCATAACTTTCGTGATCAAGAGGGACCCGGCCATCAGCAGCTGTGCGATATCTATTGTCAATTCCACCATGTCGACTTGTGCAGCGTTCCGCTTCTTATTGAGCGCATTGGCAATTCGACCACACCAATCGATCCCGTACTGGTTGCGGGACTCAACCCGAAAATGTTTCGCTATTTGGTTATGCTCGATCCAAATGTCGACGTGTTCATTTCGAGGGATGTCGACAGCATCATCTGGCCGAGAGAAGTCGACGCTGTTGCAGAATGGCTGAAATCCAATTACACTTTTCACGTTATGCGCGATCATCCATTTCACGGGGCCATCATATTGGCCG GAATGTGGGGAGCTAAACTGGATCAGCGCAGGGATCTAATTGAAGGATTGATGAGGGCGTTGGTTCCCGCCGGGCAGAATCAAATCGCCTGGCAATATCAGGTCACATTGGACACAATTCTCTGGCCAACCGCCAAATACGATGTG ATGGCCCACGATTCGTATCAGTGTCAGAACGAGTATGTGACGCGGACTGCTCCCCTGAAAGTTTTCCCGTTTCCCACCCAACGCGCTGGCAAATATTACGTGGGTGGAGCCGGCGGAGATCTTTATCCGGAAAAATGCCCGGAGGCCTGCCGACCACCGGATCACAAAGATTGGGAATATTGTTAA
- the LOC124316332 gene encoding WSC domain-containing protein 1-like, whose protein sequence is MIKWRALFLGEMRPGFFRRNFRHFSTLAIVACFYLMLHKSSTTFKSNINVPTEMTPKNNLSFQSPLKEKQNKVLPIRTTRNNLTTSAAPLSSSSIRKIKNLPRIGAPSMDLNKTLNWLDLWSNDTFCNRFTVHLLEENLPPRALVSFPGSGNTWLRMLLMGVTGYYVDTIYPGDELFNSKAGSSYELKKDCNCSLLQKTHDLSLFSVVYNMALANKSSDKRLNQEVEHFRGDGILVIRNPFKAILSYRNFAFGGNMAGLAPAEAFSQGPGPIVIGTRRISTWDQFISRSVASWEMLATVWIRGLKRGGVVYYEKLRRDTGPQLLRMAEMLGIPDVNKDRLDCVLRHNQDNSFKRSESGPKNYPKNPFTESQHLLILKSIQNVQLALKDRGLDPLPVEMYDFYTPMYQYGRWEGYR, encoded by the exons ATGATAAAATGGAGGGCTCTGTTTCT CGGCGAGATGCGGCCGGGCTTTTTCCGACGCAACTTTCGCCATTTCTCCACGCTCGCCATTGtcgcttgtttttatttaatgctGCACAAATCCAGCACTACATTTAAATCCAACATCAATGTTCCCACGGAAATGACACCTAAAAACAATTTGTCGTTTCAATCACCGCTaaaggagaaacaaaataaggTGCTGCCAATTAGAACGACACGGAATAATCTGACGACATCCGCAGCTCCTCTGTCCTCATCCAGCATccggaaaatcaaaaatcttcCGAGAATTGGAGCCCCGTCAATGGATCTGAATAAAACACTCAACTGGCTGGATTTGTGGTCGAACGATACTTTCTGCAATCGATTTACCGTTCACCTGTTGGAGGAAAACCTTCCACCTCGAGCTCTTGTATCTTTCCCCGGAAGTGGAAACACTTGGCTGCGGATGCTCTTGATGGGAGTGACTGGCTATTACGTCGACACCATTTACCCTGGTGACGAACTCTTcaattccaaag CTGGGAGCAGCTACGAATTGAAAAAGGACTGCAATTGCTCTCTGCTGCAGAAAACTCACGATCTTTCGCTGTTCTCGGTGGTGTACAACATGGCGCTGGCCAACAAGTCGAGTGACAAACGACTGAATCAAGAAGTTGAGCACTTCAGGGGTGATGGCATCCTGGTGATTCGCAACCCTTTCAAAGCTATTTTGTCTTATCGCAATTTCGCATTCGGTGGGAACATGGCCGGACTGGCGCCGGCCGAGGCATTCTCTCAAGGACCAGGGCCGATTGTGATTGGAACTCGACGAATTTCCA CCTGGGACCAGTTTATCAGCCGGAGCGTCGCCAGTTGGGAGATGCTGGCCACCGTGTGGATCCGAGGATTGAAACGCGGAGGCGTCGTTTACTATGAGAAATTGCGCCGGGACACGGGGCCGCAACTGTTGCGGATGGCGGAAATGCTCGGGATTCCGGATGTGAATAAAGATCGGCTGGATTGCGTTCTCCGTCACAACCAGGATAATTCTTTCAAACGGAGCGAATCCGGTCCAAAGAATTACCCAAA GAATCCTTTCACAGAGAGCCAACACTTGCTGATCCTGAAATCCATTCAAAATGTCCAATTGGCGTTGAAAGATAGAGGACTCGATCCTTTGCCTGTCGAGATGTACGACTTCTACACTCCCATGTATCAATATGGGCGATGGGAGGGCTATCGTTAA
- the LOC124316434 gene encoding nucleolin-like, with translation MAKASSLLAVLCGLASLSASFADPSILYGAVPAAKYPAPATYPAPATTYPAPATTYPAPAAYPAPAKYETPAPTTTTPKYEAPTTTTTQKYEAPTTTTKYEAPTTTVKYEAPAKYEKKEEYPMKKEYKKEEYPSPMKMQYGGKKYKRSSIEEDAEEAKTDKVAEDSEKMEDPVGKFPRKVVQTVRDAVIQDLMSMMDDDLDLEELNNFANDGEEETDEQIMNEDEEETPEMDTMDDGMDSAQADPRMMKNFRFLLRKRIQTKMMCRRYPGICAGRRRPLVSRPRPIKRRPLVSIRPTFRPTIMRFPCVSCGWCGGKCFWIRICC, from the exons ATGGCAAAG GCATCTTCCCTATTGGCCGTCCTTTGCGGACTGGCCTCACTGAGCGCATCGTTCGCCGACCCTTCCATATTGTACGGAGCTGTTCCAGCAGCCAAGTATCCAGCTCCTGCCACTTATCCAGCTCCTGCTACCACTTATCCAGCTCCGGCTACGACTTATCCAGCTCCGGCCGCTTACCCAGCACCAGCCAAATATGAGACTCCAgctcccaccaccaccactccaAAGTACGAAGCTCCTACCACCACGACCACTCAAAAATACGAGGCTCCTACTACCACTACCAAGTACGAAGCTCCTACCACCACAGTTAAGTACGAAGCTCCTGCCAAATacgagaagaaggaagaatacCCGATGAAAAAGGAATACAAAAAGGAGGAATATCCATCGCCGATGAAGATGCAATACGGCGGCAAGAAGTACAAACGTTCCAGCATCGAAGAGGATGCTGAAGAAGCCAAGACGGACAAAGTTGCCGAGGATTCCGAGAAGATGGAAGATCCAGTCGGGAAATTTCCGCGCAAAGTTGTCCAGACCGTAAGAGACGCCGTCATCCAGGATCTCATGTCTATGATGGACGACGACCTGGACCTTGAGGAGTTGAATAATTTCGCCAACGATGGAGAAGAGGAAACTGACGAACAAATAATgaacgaagacgaagaagagacCCCGGAAATGGACACCATGGACGATGGTATGGACAGCGCTCAAGCCGATCCTAGGATGATGAAAAACTTCCGCTTTCTACTCCGCAAGCGCATCCAGACAAAAATGATGTGTCGTCGTTATCCTGGCATATGCGCCGGACGTCGTCGCCCGTTGGTGAGCCGTCCAAGGCCCATCAAACGTCGTCCGTTAGTGTCCATCAGGCCGACCTTCCGTCCGACAATCATGAGATTTCCATGCGTCAGCTGCGGCTGGTGCGGCGGCAAGTGTTTTTGGATTCGCATTTGTTGCTGA